Proteins from one Ahaetulla prasina isolate Xishuangbanna chromosome 2, ASM2864084v1, whole genome shotgun sequence genomic window:
- the ILF3 gene encoding interleukin enhancer-binding factor 3 isoform X7, producing the protein MRPMRIFVNDDRHVMAKHSAVYPTQEELTAVQNMVSHTERALKAVSDWINEQEKGNNEQPESDTMETVAEEENKEGSEQKTTEHLTRTLRGVMRVGLVAKGLLLKGDLDLELVLLCKEKPTIGLLEKVADNLSTQLAAITEDKYEIIQSVSDAAITIKNTKEPPLTLTIHLTSPVVREEMEKMLAGETLSVNDSPDVLDRQKCLAALASLRHAKWFQARANGLKSCVIVIRVLRDLCTRVPTWAPLRGWPLELLCEKSIGTANRPMGAGEALRRVLECLASGIVMPDGSGIYDPCEKEATDAIGHLDRQQREDITQSAQHALRLAAFGQLHKVLGMDPLPSKMPKKPKNENPVDYTVQIPPSTTYAITPLKRPMEEDGEEKSPSKKKKKIQKKEEKSDPPQAMNALMKLNQLKPGLQYKLVSQTGPVHAPIFTMSVEVDGITYEASGPSKKTAKLHVAVKVLQDMGLPTGVEGKERGDESAEETDQKPIAVAVPPVVEIICTPSAASPSEQTENVKQQGPILTKHGKNPVMELNEKRRGLKYELISETGGSHDKRFVMEVEVDGQKFQGAGSNKKVAKAYAALAALEKLFPDAPLPIEQKKKRAPMPARGGPKFPVKHNPGYGMAGPMHAEVPPPPNMRGRGRGGNIRGRGRGRGGFGGANHGGYMNAGAGYGSYGYGGNSATAGYSDFFTDCYGYHDFGSS; encoded by the exons ATG cGGCCAATGCGCATTTTTGTAAATGATGACCGCCATGTCATGGCAAAGCATTCTGCAGTTTATCCAACTCAAGAAGAACTGACAGCAGTTCAAAACATGGTCTCTCACACTGAACGAGCTCTCAAAGctgtttctgattggattaatgaGCAGGAGAAAGGTAATAATGAGCAGCCAGAATCTGACACCATGGAGACTGTAGCTGAAGAAGAGAACAAAGAAGGAAG tgaGCAGAAGACTACAGAGCACTTGACTAGGACACTTCGTGGAGTGATGCGTGTTGGTCTTGTAGCAAAAGGCCTCTTGCTGAAGGGAGACTTGGATCTTGAGCTGGTTCTGTTATGTAAAGAGAAACCTACTATTGGTCTTTTGGAAAAAGTAGCCGACAATCTCAGCACACAGCTTGCT GCTATTACTGAAGACAAATATGAAATTATTCAATCTGTCAGTGATGCTGCAATTACAATTAAGAATACAAAAGAACCTCCACTGACCCTTACTATTCACTTGACATCCCCTGTTGTcagagaagaaatggaaaaaatgttAGCTGGAG AAACGCTATCAGTCAACGACTCACCGGACGTTCTGGACAGGCAGAAATGCCTTGCTGCCTTGGCGTCACTCCGACACGCCAAGTGGTTTCAG GCCAGGGCAAATGGCTTGAAATCATGTGTCATAGTCATCAGAGTGCTGAGAGATCTCTGTACCCGTGTTCCTACTTGGGCTCCACTTAGAGGATGG CCTCTAGAGTTGCTTTGTGAGAAATCAATTGGAACAGCCAATCGGCCCATGGGAGCTGGTGAGGCACTGAGAAGAGTTCTTGAATGCCTTGCATCCGGAATAGTTATGCCAG ATGGTTCTGGTATTTATGATCCTTGTGAAAAAGAAGCCACTGATGCTATTGGGCATCTAGACAGACAACAAAGGGAAGATATCACACAGAGTGCTCAG CATGCTCTAAGGCTTGCTGCTTTTGGCCAGCTTCACAAAGTCTTGGGGATGGATCCATTGCCATCAAAGATGCCCAAGAAACCCAAAAATGAAAATCCAGTTGACTACACTG TCCAGATTCCCCCTAGCACAACATACGCCATCACTCCTTTAAAACGTCCTATGGAAGAAGATGGAGAGGAGAAATCtccaagcaaaaagaaaaagaagattcagaaaaaAG AGGAAAAGTCAGATCCTCCACAAGCTATGAATGCTCTTATGAAGCTGAATCAGCTAAAACCTGGACTTCAATATAAACTAGTATCTCAGACAGGTCCAGTTCATGCTCCTATATTTACTATGTCTGTGGAAGTTGATGGCATCACTTATGAAGCTTCAGGACCTTCCAAAAAAACAGCCAAGTTGCATGTAGCAGTCAAG GTTCTGCAAGACATGGGACTGCCTACAGGTGTGGAAGGCAAAGAGAGAGGTGATGAATCAGCAGAAGAAACTGATCAGAAACCAATTGCAGTTGCTGTTCCTCCTGTAGTGGAAATTATTTGTACTCCTAGTGCTGCTTCTCCTTCTGAGCAAACAGAG AATGTGAAACAGCAGGGACCAATACTAACCAAGCATGGAAAAAATCCAGTTATGGAACTCAATGAGAAACGGCGTGGCTTAAAATATGAGCTGATTTCAGAAACTGGTGGCAGTCATGACAAACGGTTTGTGATGGAG GTTGAGGTTGATGGCCAGAAGTTCCAAGGAGCTGGTTCAAATAAAAAGGTGGCTAAAGCTTATGCTGCACTGGCTGCATTAGAAAAGCTTTTTCCAGATGCTCCCCTCCCAATagagcagaagaagaaaagagccCCTATGCCAGCACGAGGTGGACCCAAATTTCCTGTAAAG CATAATCCAGGCTATGGTATGGCAGGGCCTATGCATGCTGAAGTACCTCCTCCTCCAAACATGCGGGGCCGGGGCAGAGGAGGAAATATCCGGGGCAGAGGCCGGGGCAGAGGTGGATTTGGTGGTGCCAATCATGGAGGTTATATGAATGCTG GGGCTGGATATGGAAGTTATGGCTATGGTGGCAACTCTGCAACAGCAGGCTATA GTGACTTTTTCACAGACTGCTACGGCTATCATGATTTTGGGTCTTCCTAG
- the ILF3 gene encoding interleukin enhancer-binding factor 3 isoform X6, with protein sequence MRPMRIFVNDDRHVMAKHSAVYPTQEELTAVQNMVSHTERALKAVSDWINEQEKGNNEQPESDTMETVAEEENKEGSEQKTTEHLTRTLRGVMRVGLVAKGLLLKGDLDLELVLLCKEKPTIGLLEKVADNLSTQLAAITEDKYEIIQSVSDAAITIKNTKEPPLTLTIHLTSPVVREEMEKMLAGETLSVNDSPDVLDRQKCLAALASLRHAKWFQARANGLKSCVIVIRVLRDLCTRVPTWAPLRGWPLELLCEKSIGTANRPMGAGEALRRVLECLASGIVMPDGSGIYDPCEKEATDAIGHLDRQQREDITQSAQHALRLAAFGQLHKVLGMDPLPSKMPKKPKNENPVDYTVQIPPSTTYAITPLKRPMEEDGEEKSPSKKKKKIQKKGIELTREEKSDPPQAMNALMKLNQLKPGLQYKLVSQTGPVHAPIFTMSVEVDGITYEASGPSKKTAKLHVAVKVLQDMGLPTGVEGKERGDESAEETDQKPIAVAVPPVVEIICTPSAASPSEQTENVKQQGPILTKHGKNPVMELNEKRRGLKYELISETGGSHDKRFVMEVEVDGQKFQGAGSNKKVAKAYAALAALEKLFPDAPLPIEQKKKRAPMPARGGPKFPVKHNPGYGMAGPMHAEVPPPPNMRGRGRGGNIRGRGRGRGGFGGANHGGYMNAGAGYGSYGYGGNSATAGYSDFFTDCYGYHDFGSS encoded by the exons ATG cGGCCAATGCGCATTTTTGTAAATGATGACCGCCATGTCATGGCAAAGCATTCTGCAGTTTATCCAACTCAAGAAGAACTGACAGCAGTTCAAAACATGGTCTCTCACACTGAACGAGCTCTCAAAGctgtttctgattggattaatgaGCAGGAGAAAGGTAATAATGAGCAGCCAGAATCTGACACCATGGAGACTGTAGCTGAAGAAGAGAACAAAGAAGGAAG tgaGCAGAAGACTACAGAGCACTTGACTAGGACACTTCGTGGAGTGATGCGTGTTGGTCTTGTAGCAAAAGGCCTCTTGCTGAAGGGAGACTTGGATCTTGAGCTGGTTCTGTTATGTAAAGAGAAACCTACTATTGGTCTTTTGGAAAAAGTAGCCGACAATCTCAGCACACAGCTTGCT GCTATTACTGAAGACAAATATGAAATTATTCAATCTGTCAGTGATGCTGCAATTACAATTAAGAATACAAAAGAACCTCCACTGACCCTTACTATTCACTTGACATCCCCTGTTGTcagagaagaaatggaaaaaatgttAGCTGGAG AAACGCTATCAGTCAACGACTCACCGGACGTTCTGGACAGGCAGAAATGCCTTGCTGCCTTGGCGTCACTCCGACACGCCAAGTGGTTTCAG GCCAGGGCAAATGGCTTGAAATCATGTGTCATAGTCATCAGAGTGCTGAGAGATCTCTGTACCCGTGTTCCTACTTGGGCTCCACTTAGAGGATGG CCTCTAGAGTTGCTTTGTGAGAAATCAATTGGAACAGCCAATCGGCCCATGGGAGCTGGTGAGGCACTGAGAAGAGTTCTTGAATGCCTTGCATCCGGAATAGTTATGCCAG ATGGTTCTGGTATTTATGATCCTTGTGAAAAAGAAGCCACTGATGCTATTGGGCATCTAGACAGACAACAAAGGGAAGATATCACACAGAGTGCTCAG CATGCTCTAAGGCTTGCTGCTTTTGGCCAGCTTCACAAAGTCTTGGGGATGGATCCATTGCCATCAAAGATGCCCAAGAAACCCAAAAATGAAAATCCAGTTGACTACACTG TCCAGATTCCCCCTAGCACAACATACGCCATCACTCCTTTAAAACGTCCTATGGAAGAAGATGGAGAGGAGAAATCtccaagcaaaaagaaaaagaagattcagaaaaaAGGTATTGAGTTGACAAGAG AGGAAAAGTCAGATCCTCCACAAGCTATGAATGCTCTTATGAAGCTGAATCAGCTAAAACCTGGACTTCAATATAAACTAGTATCTCAGACAGGTCCAGTTCATGCTCCTATATTTACTATGTCTGTGGAAGTTGATGGCATCACTTATGAAGCTTCAGGACCTTCCAAAAAAACAGCCAAGTTGCATGTAGCAGTCAAG GTTCTGCAAGACATGGGACTGCCTACAGGTGTGGAAGGCAAAGAGAGAGGTGATGAATCAGCAGAAGAAACTGATCAGAAACCAATTGCAGTTGCTGTTCCTCCTGTAGTGGAAATTATTTGTACTCCTAGTGCTGCTTCTCCTTCTGAGCAAACAGAG AATGTGAAACAGCAGGGACCAATACTAACCAAGCATGGAAAAAATCCAGTTATGGAACTCAATGAGAAACGGCGTGGCTTAAAATATGAGCTGATTTCAGAAACTGGTGGCAGTCATGACAAACGGTTTGTGATGGAG GTTGAGGTTGATGGCCAGAAGTTCCAAGGAGCTGGTTCAAATAAAAAGGTGGCTAAAGCTTATGCTGCACTGGCTGCATTAGAAAAGCTTTTTCCAGATGCTCCCCTCCCAATagagcagaagaagaaaagagccCCTATGCCAGCACGAGGTGGACCCAAATTTCCTGTAAAG CATAATCCAGGCTATGGTATGGCAGGGCCTATGCATGCTGAAGTACCTCCTCCTCCAAACATGCGGGGCCGGGGCAGAGGAGGAAATATCCGGGGCAGAGGCCGGGGCAGAGGTGGATTTGGTGGTGCCAATCATGGAGGTTATATGAATGCTG GGGCTGGATATGGAAGTTATGGCTATGGTGGCAACTCTGCAACAGCAGGCTATA GTGACTTTTTCACAGACTGCTACGGCTATCATGATTTTGGGTCTTCCTAG